From the Paraflavitalea soli genome, the window TCTACATCCCTGCAAATGAACCTATGTCTGTTAAACTATCGCTTTCGGCGATAGTTTTTCCTTTTTCAACTATTCAGGTTTTCTCCCGGAAGCATGCCTTGATAAATTAGCAGCCATATCAGGTAAAAGCTTATTGCATTGAATAAATTAATATATTTATTATTTATAATAAGTGTATCGTAGTTGGCCTTTACCTGTATGATAGATCTCCCTGCTAATTTGTTTTAATGTAATTGAACCGCTATGAAACTTTTATTGTCGGGATGCTTTCTTCTATGGAGCACTGGTATACTTATTGGCCTGGCCATACCCTCTTCATTGTCTGCACAGGAAACTGGTATTGATACTTTACACCTGGATATCAGCAAAGCTAAAGCAATCTTTCTGCAGCGAAATTTAACACTGCTGGCCAATCAATACAATATTGATATCAGCAAAGCCCAGGTAGAGCAGGCAAAGGTTTGGGACAATCCCATATTGAACACCGACCAGAATGTGTATGATGGAAAGTTTTTTCGCCATACTACAGAAAACGGAGTGCAATATGGGCAGGTGTACATAGAGGTGCAGCAATTGATACGCACAGCAGGGAAGATAAAGAAGGGTACACAGCTCGCCCGTGATAATGTACTCAACAACGAAGCTGCTTTTAAAGATGTAATGCGCAATCTTAAATACCTGCTGACCACCGATCTTAATAACTTATCCCAACTACAGCAAACTGCTGGTATCTTCCAGGCCGAAATGCATACCATGCAGGTACTGGTGAAAGGCATGGATGAAATGCTGAAGACCGGCGATGTATCCCGGAAAGAAAATATCCGTATCAAAGCAGTCTTGTTTTCCCTGCAAAATGATTATGCCGACAATATCCGGCAACAGGTTGATCTACAAAAAGAAATAGGGCAGTTGTTACAGCTTAAAGAGGATGTATGGGTAGTGGCCGATGCAGGACAACCGCTGCCTGCGGAACGGATCAACCAGCTGCGCATTGGGGACCTCCGGGACCTGGCTTTGCAAAACAGGCCCGACCTTCAACTTTCCAAGGGCCAGCAGGTCTTTCAACAACACAATATAGCCTATCAAAAAGCCCTGGCTGTACCCGATATTACCATAAGCCCTGAATACGACCGGCTGAACAGCTATGTTCCCAACTATGTAGGATTGGGGATCTCCCTTCCATTACCCCTGTTCAATAGAAACAAAGGGAATATTCGCGCTGCGGAACTGACCGCCAAACAAGCCGATCTGCTTGTTATTCAATTGCAGGACCAGGTGGGTAAAGAAGTATTGGCAGCCTGGCAAAAACTTAAAAACGCTACCGCCCTTTTTGACAATGAAAATACCCAGCTAAAAGACGATTATGAATCCTTGATGAAAAACATGACTGAAAGTTACCAGCGACGGGAGGTAAGCCTGATCGAGTTCATCGATTTCTTTGATGCTTACAAGGATACCCGTACGAAACAGTACCAGCAAATAGCGAATCAGCGTAATGCGGTGGCTGAACTTAACTATTCTATCCATCAGGATATCATTCAGCTTTAAAACCCAACAATATGAAAATGCAATTACTTCCATTATCAATAGTTGTCATGGGCGCCATCTTTACGTTTTCCTGTAACCACCAGCCGAAAGAAAGTGCCCATGCCGGGAACGCCGACTTTATCAGCGACAGCGCTATGAAATTGATCCGGCTGGATACTGCCCGGTGGAGAAATATTGACGATGAGCTAAAGCTAAGTGGAGAAGTGAGTTTTGATGAGAACAAAGTGGTAAAGATATACCCCTTCAGCAGCGGCCAGGTGTTGAGTGTAAACGTAAGCATAGGCGATTATGTAAAAAGCGGGCAAACCCTGGCCACCATTAAAAGTGCAGAAGTTGCCGGCAATTATGCCGATCTGTCTATCGCAGGAAATGACATTGCCATTGCTGAAAAGGATATGCAAAATAAGGATCGCTTATATAAGAACGGCATTGCCAGCGAAAAGGAATACCAGGAAGCCAGGGAGTATTATAATAAAGCGATGGCCAATGCCCATAAAATAAAAGAGCAGATACAGATCAATGGAGGCGGTAGAACGGCAGCCAGCGGTGTCTATATAGTCACTGCCCCACGCAGTGGGTATGTAGTGGAGAAACTGATCAATCCCGGCAACTTTA encodes:
- a CDS encoding TolC family protein, with product MKLLLSGCFLLWSTGILIGLAIPSSLSAQETGIDTLHLDISKAKAIFLQRNLTLLANQYNIDISKAQVEQAKVWDNPILNTDQNVYDGKFFRHTTENGVQYGQVYIEVQQLIRTAGKIKKGTQLARDNVLNNEAAFKDVMRNLKYLLTTDLNNLSQLQQTAGIFQAEMHTMQVLVKGMDEMLKTGDVSRKENIRIKAVLFSLQNDYADNIRQQVDLQKEIGQLLQLKEDVWVVADAGQPLPAERINQLRIGDLRDLALQNRPDLQLSKGQQVFQQHNIAYQKALAVPDITISPEYDRLNSYVPNYVGLGISLPLPLFNRNKGNIRAAELTAKQADLLVIQLQDQVGKEVLAAWQKLKNATALFDNENTQLKDDYESLMKNMTESYQRREVSLIEFIDFFDAYKDTRTKQYQQIANQRNAVAELNYSIHQDIIQL
- a CDS encoding efflux RND transporter periplasmic adaptor subunit, producing the protein MKMQLLPLSIVVMGAIFTFSCNHQPKESAHAGNADFISDSAMKLIRLDTARWRNIDDELKLSGEVSFDENKVVKIYPFSSGQVLSVNVSIGDYVKSGQTLATIKSAEVAGNYADLSIAGNDIAIAEKDMQNKDRLYKNGIASEKEYQEAREYYNKAMANAHKIKEQIQINGGGRTAASGVYIVTAPRSGYVVEKLINPGNFIRNDNSTNMFTIGDISDVWIWANVYETDIAKVKQGYAAFVNTLSYPDSVFEGKVDKVSQVLDPVSKVMKIRIVLANRSGTLKPEMFANITIHNTEASKMVAVPASAIINDNKKNYVVVFKNNNDVDSREIKVYKTAGGYAYIREGLQQGEQIITKNQILIYKKIQDNNNTSVGSR